A region of the Solanum stenotomum isolate F172 unplaced genomic scaffold, ASM1918654v1 scaffold27248, whole genome shotgun sequence genome:
TACCAGAGCTGCAATATTCTATTTGGATGAATTTTAGTGTCATTATATCTCCAATACTCTCGGGAATCTCCTCCAGTTGAATAAACCAATGTAGTATTAGTTGCTCAAGCATCGGAAAATTATCACTACCAGCTTCCCACTTTTGCAGATCTCTACACCTATGTAGTAATAGACGTTTTAATTTGCGAAACACAACATCTTCATTTAGTCTCCAATCTGTTCCATCGAATGCAGAATACCCTTTGAGCACCTCAAGATTGGGTAAATTAGCCAGTAAATTGATAGCTTCCCATGGTATATAAGTAAATGATAATGTCAACTCCTTGAGATTAGGAAGGAAAATATCCGCTGAGAAAATCATGATCTGGTTAACGGTTTGTTGTGCTTCTAGGTGTAATTTCTCCAGTTTCTCAAGAAGGCTGAGAGAATCAACAATAGCAAGCCCGTCAGAATGCTTAGCTTTATGTAAAATCCTTAGTTCTTTTAGATTGGGAGTTCGTTTTATGATTTCTACCGCAAAAGGAGAGAAGTGAAGAGTGAGTGTTTGCAAGTTATTGAGAAACAGAGGATGTTCTGCCTCAAGAGGATTAGATATATAGAGTGGTGATCTAATATCCACATGTCTAATCTCCGTTGTTGTCCAGATATCTACCGGGCGCTTCAACTTGGTCCCTagaaaactttcaaaaattatgGTCCGTAGATTTCTCAATTTGGCTAGTGAAAAAGTTTCCCTAATTTTTGCAGCAACATATCTC
Encoded here:
- the LOC125851568 gene encoding putative late blight resistance protein homolog R1B-13 translates to MRTCKIHDLLRQLCLREAHTENVVHVMNGNVPISLEAIDDQRRLIVQFDLQEKQFYPTRHSSGITSTTRTFISRPTHIRKWNFSIVSQLKLLKVLDVFSIEYDFSCVIPQLVHLRYVAAKIRETFSLAKLRNLRTIIFESFLGTKLKRPVDIWTTTEIRHVDIRSPLYISNPLEAEHPLFLNNLQTLTLHFSPFAVEIIKRTPNLKELRILHKAKHSDGLAIVDSLSLLEKLEKLHLEAQQTVNQIMIFSADIFLPNLKELTLSFTYIPWEAINLLANLPNLEVLKGYSAFDGTDWRLNEDVVFRKLKRLLLHRCRDLQKWEAGSDNFPMLEQLILHWFIQLEEIPE